The genomic interval CCACAATCTTGCTTAAAATGATCAGCGGATCAATTTAAGTGTTATGCCTGCCAGAGCCTCATTGAACTCGTCAACTGCTATAGCAGCTCTACCGTCAAGGCTAGGCATGTTGTCGTGGAGCTTTTGGATGCTTTCCTTCAGGAGCAGGTTACTGCTCAGCAAAATATCTTTCGCAGAGACTTTTTTAAGCAGGCTTTTACAAAGATTTTTCCCTTGGAGGGTGCGCCCTATATATAGCGATATGTTTACAGTGTTTGTTTGGACTCGTACAAACTTGACATGCTCGTCGTACACGTGAAAGCGCGGGTGGTAAGAGTCAACAAAATCTTGCGGCTTTGGGTAGGCTGCCACTGAAGCTAAAGCTGGGTCAACCCAGCAATCATTGCTTTTAGCGTGATTGCAATCAAAACAAGCAACCGCAAGATTCCAGAGATGAAAAGAATGCTGTACGAAGGGCTGCCTTGGTAAAATATGCTCAATTGTTTTTGCGTGAGAAATATTCACCAGGGGGCGCTGGCAGTAGCAGCATTTACGATCTTGCTCCGCTTCGAGAAAATCTCGAAGGTGCTTGCGAAGAAGTTTGCCAGTGACCCCTGAATTTTTAATTTTATTATGCTCGTAAAGATCAACCCACAAATCATTCGGGCTTTCAGGGTTTCCCGCTTGTCGGCTGTCGAACTCAGTCGCAGCACGACCCGCAAATTCCTTCAGGAGACGAAGCGTGCCCGGCTTGTGTTTTTTTACCCCATGGCATTCGTCACTATACCTAGCCTCGAACGCTGCAATTTCGGCTGGGCTCTTGAAGTTAAAGTGTGTCATTGCTAGCTCACCTGAATAACTGAGCGAATTGCTGTTATGGCTTTGTGAATTAGGTCAAGATCGCCATATTTCTGCGCGCCGTTATCATGCTTTGCGGTTTTATCAATTATATCACTGATGGCAGAGAGATCCGCGATTGCCGAGGATCCGAAACTACTAGCTTCACGCGCATCGGTGTTGACGAGCTCAATTACACCGGAGACAAGTCTGGCACATTTTTCATGAACCTCTCTGTTGTGGGGCGTGTAAGTATGGAAGCCCTGCAGCAGGATAGTCTCAACCGAATGCCTGTCTTCAAGGTCTAAAAGGTCAAGAACACCTTCATTGACATTCCAGCAATACGAGTTACTGCCTTTGGCGTTAGCTATCATTACGGGAGAATGTGTGGCCACGACTACGGATATTTCAAATGCTTCTGCCAGAATTGAGAAGGCCCTCGGCAGCACCTGTTGCCATCGTACGTGAAGGCTGATTTCTGGCTCATCAATGAAGTAAGTTGCATTGTAGTCTGCTGCGCTAACAAGAAGTACAATCAGCTGAATGATGTTTCTCTCGCCAGAACTCAGATCTGAGAACCGGACGATGATATCATGATTGTTCGAGTGTGCTTCGTGTTCTTGCCGCGGGACGATACCTATCTCATATTTAGCGGGGTCGACTTGTCTCGCTGCGTCGATGGCCTCCTGATCAAGAGAAGTAGTAAGATTCAATGAAATCAAGCCGTCGTCGTCATCACTCCGCTTCTCCGCCTTTCCTTTTCGAAGCAAGTAGACTTCCTGGTTGAAACCCAGTTCGATCAGAATATTAGCGAAAATATTAAAGCGCCTAGAGCTTTCCAGTATAGAAATAAGGGATTTTGTTGAGGCCTCACTCCTTTTTGCGAGAGATTCAGACTCGCCAACCTGTTTATAGTATCGTCTCAGCTCTCCCGTTGCCTTCGGAAACCTATCAGCTCGAGATATCGACAGTGCTGTGCACTCCATTCTTCTCTCCGCAAGCTGGTGGATGAGGTCGCATAGCAAAAAGCTCTTGCCCACACCATTATTGCCGATGATATAAAGGCACTTATTGACCTGGGATTCAGTGAGGCTCTGCAGAATGGGAGCCCCGTTAATCAGAAGGCTAGGTTGATAGCTATCCTTATTATAATCACTCACGTCCATGAAATCGCTGGACTGGAATAAACTATTACTTTTACGACTCATTACCCTGCAGAGAGATGGTATATCGACATAGCCGCCTGAGAATTGAGCATTGATGATGCGCTGAACAGTTGGCAAAACATTATTAGGACTGGCTCCGCTCCGCGCCCAAATGCCAAAAATCGAGCTTGCAAGGTTCGCTGCATCTAGGTAGCTGAGGTCTTTAGTTGACGGATTATGACGAGTCACATCAATTTCAAGTACCCTGCCATCTTCTCGGCTGGTATCCGAGCTAGCGACAATCAGCATACCGCATGAGGATGACCTTGCTGCTGGTGCTGAAAAACTTATGACTGCATTAATAGAGCAGTGTTGAGCCAATACATTTAACACCTTAAGGGCGTACTTGTGACTTTTGTTTTTAAACTGAGGTGTTATCACTACAAATTCGCCAGTCACCCCCATGGCGAGAAGGTCTAGCAACGGCGTAATTTTTGGTACTCTAAGGCTCGACGACACCTGCGCATCTCTGCGATTTAGGTCAAGCACGTAGACAGGACTTTGTGCAGGGTAGTCGAGTATTCCATCGAACCCAAATTCGGTGTGTCTAACATCATGCATTTCGAGCTTAAGCCGTATCAGCTCGTCCTCACCACTTCGGTTATTCCCAATCATGTGGTAAGACTTGAATTTTGAGTCGATGGCAATTTGACCAGTGATCGGCTGCACGTCAATAATTGAAGTGCAATCGAGGCATTCAACTATCCCGGCCGCTAAAAATCCTGAAATCCGTGGGTAGCTGGCTGTTACCCCATAACCTGATGATAGGATATGGTTGATTATGAATATTATGAAATTGCGAATGCCGTCATCATTGATGGCAAGCAAATGATTTCGCACTACATAATAGCAACTTGAGAACGCTTCATCATTTAGCCCGTGAAGCGCTATTTTAATGGCGTAGCTATCCGGTCGAAAATGTCTTTCAACCTTGCTCCGTAAATCTTCCGGAGCGGATAGGCGATCTAGCTCTAGCTCTAGCTCTAGGTCGTTGTCGCTATTCAAATCAGCAACCGCGAATACGAGTATCACCCAGTCAGCGTCAGCTCCGTTTAATCTCAGTGAAGACAACTTGGAAACAAGTTTTCGGCGAATTTGAGTCCAGTCAACATCTTGCGCAATCAGTTCCATTATCGTTTCAGCCATCACGAGTTTTATATCGCCTAGGCTCAGATGCTATGGCATGGAGCTAGGCAGCCAGCGATGGCCACTATTGTGCCATGAACAAGAGAGAGTGAATGCGCATTCTGCAGGGGGCGCGTGCGACTTTTTGAAAGGAGGATCAACCCCAGCGAAGCATCGCACATGGACGATCCTGGTCTACAAGTTTGATCTCAGGCTGTTTGGGTGTAGGAGGGGGGGCATGATGGCTCCGGCCTGCACTGAACCAGAGGTCACTTTTCCAGCTTTCGGATAAGTCCGCCGAACTGTTGCGCCGGCTCCACATACCGCAGTGCTGACTTCACGTCACTCCAGCCCACATACTCCATAAGCGTCTTGATGTCCCAGCCAGAGCTGGCTGCCCAGGTAGCAAATCCTCGTCGGATCGAATGAGCACTGTAGATCTCGGAGGGCAAGCCACACCTATTCAAGGTGTCGCGGAGGAGAGGGATAAGGCTGTGGGCCGCGATCGGGCGATCGCTGATGTTGCCCCAGCGATCAATCCCCCTGAACACCCCGCCACGAGTAAGGCCAGCAGCTTCGATCCAGTTCAGGTACGCCTCGACCGGGCACAGCTTGCTCAGTGATGGTGTCTTGTACTCACGGCCAGTGTTGTGCCGGTCTCCTTTGGAAGACCCCAGGTAGAACCTGATCCCGACGTATCGCTCTGCATGCGTATTTTCGATCGTGAGCCTAGCCAGTTCGTCCCCGCGGAATCCCCTCCAAAAGCCAATTGTGAGCAAAGCGATGTCGCGGGTCGCCTTGAGAAGAGCCGCCATGTTGCCGGCGGCTCTTGCCCGAACGGCCTCATCCTCCAGGTGCGCCACTGCTTTTTCGAGGTGCAATAACGCCAGAGGAGCCGCTTGCTTCTGCTGCACGGGGTGTATCGCCCGGATGCCCTTCAGCAACTGCCTGACCTTGGGGGCTTTGGTGGGGTCGGGGAAGCCATTGCTTTGGTGCCAGTTAGCGAGCGCAGCCAGGCGTTGCTTTAGCGTACTCAACGCCAGCTGGTCGGCGTACTCCGCAATATAGCGCACAACGGACTCAGTGGTGGTAGGCAGGAAGCCGCCCCAGGAGACTTCGTAGTGGGAGAGGGCGGCCGCATAGCTCTTCGAAGTGTTCTGACGAACGCTTGCCTCCAAGTACCTATCTGCCTTGCTGACCTTATCCACCACGTCATTTCCCCGTTTTCAGCCTTCGGTGGCTAGCCTTGGCCATTTGTACCGCCTTCCAGGCCATTTTACCCCCGTTCTATTGGCTGGCAAGCCATAATTCGTGATTATATCTTGCCAAAATTTAAGGTACGAAACGATTTTTAACGTGATAATGTGGCACGTAATTACATGACACGTAAAACAGTACGAAATCGTAGGAGGGATCATGGCTAGAGGCGGTATTAACCTGGCGCTTGTGCGCAGAGCTCGTGAAACGCTGGTTGCTCGAGGCCAGAATCCAAGCATTGACGCGATTCGTATCGAACTTGGAAATACCGGCTCAAAGACGACAATTCAGCGCTATTTGAAGGAAATAGAAGCTCATGATCCTCGGCCATCGGCTTCTCCTTCCAGGCTAAGTGATGAGCTGACTGGGCTGGTGGGCAAAATGCTGGAGCGCTTGCTGGAGGAAGGTAACGAGGCGCTGGCGCATGAACGGGCCTCCTTTGATCTTGAGCGCCAGGCAATGAAGCAGGAGGTCGGTACACTTCAAAGTCAGCTGAATCAAGCTAATGACGAGGTCGCCAAGCTGCAGTCCGCCCTGCAAACTCAGGATGAAGAGCTCAAAACGACTCATTCCTCACTGCAGGCCGAGCTCACCCGCAACGCCAGGCTCAGCCAGAGCTGCACTGATCTAGAGGTGCGGGTTCAAGAGAAGGACGGGCAGATCCAGTCCTTGGAGCAAAAGCATGCGCATGCCCGGGAGGCCCTCGAACACTACCGTGCTTCGGTCAAGGAGCAGCGAGACCAGGATCTGAGCCGCCATGAATCCCAGGTCTATCAGATGCAGCAAGAGCTGACAGTCATCCAGCAGACGCTAATGGTTAAGCAAGAGGAGATCAGTCGACTCATTCGTGACAATGAGCGATTGATTGGCGAGAGTCGCCAGCAGACCAAAGAGGTTTCGCAGCAGCGAGATGCTCTTGAGCGCTTGAAAGGAGATCTCGGCATCGCCAACGCAGCAATTGCTCGAGGCGAAGGGGCCAAGGAGCTTTTGACACAGCAATTGGAGGCGAAGGCCAAGGAAGTAATCGACGTACGATCGGATGCTACAGCAGGCCAGCAGCGAGAGAGCGAATTGGTCATAAGGCTTGAAGAAGCTGAAGCGGAGCTCAGCACCTACCGTACCGCCAAGGAAGTTGACGACCCTGCCCGCTAGCGCCTTAAGCAGTAAAAATTCATTCCATGCTGGGGTTGCTTGGAGTGATGCACCAATTGAGGCTTGCGTCTGTATGAGCACTCGGCGCCAGGCCGGCTAGCCATATGGCTGCAAGGCAACGCTGCTGACATTGCCTTCAGCTCATAGATGGTGGGCGACCCCAAATCCAGGTCAGCAGCTCAATGCGCAGGGTGAGCATGAGATTGCGCTGCCCTAGCATTACTTTCCGTCGTTACGCCGATAGCCAGGAGCCAACTCGAGGTTATGAACACCATAAAGCGCCAATGGATTTTTCAACCAGAGCCGAAACTCAAGAGGATTGAGAGAGTGATCAGGGCTGCAGTCAACTGACCACTGGCGGAGGGCGTAACCGACCACAGCAGAGCGGAGCCGAATCCTCAGCGTAGCGCTTTCATCCATACCAAAGTCGAGCAGCGCAGTCTCTGGCCTCCCGAGCTGAGGATGAGGAACAAGCTCCAGCTCTACTCGATTATTCCATTGATCATCCTCGTCCATTTGTTCGTGTGGGAGTACAGCTCCCTCAACCGCGCTCACACCCGTAATACGAGTGATCGCGAAATCCCTGAATTGACCGCTCTTTCGATCAAATCCGCGCACATGCCACCTTTGGCCATTGTCGAACAGCGCATACGGAACAAACTCCCGTTCGCTTTTCTCACGCAGGGACTCGTATTCAATCCTTACCGCGTGCCCACGCTTAATCCCTCGGCAAATAGACGCAAGAGTGTCTAGCCGCGGCTTCGCAAGCTGTGGTTGAGCCAGGCAAAGGATACCTGGAGTCCAGGTGGATGGCTCTGCATCACCAAACCCTCGACTAACCCAGGTGAATACCTGCTCTGAGGTGAACTCAAAAATCGGCTTGAAATCATCGGCCGGCGTGTAGGCCTTCGTACGGGTATCAAAAGTCAGGTTCTCTGGGGCTAATCGCCGATAAAGCGCCAGGTCGCGAGTGGCTGCAGCTGTCTGTAGCTCAAAACGCTGAACGATGTCTTGGCGCGATACCGCCCCACAAAACCACGCCTGGAGCTCGATGAAAGCCAGTCGATCGCGCTGCTTCTGCGACAGCTGCGGAAGTTCTTCGGTCGAACTCACTGTATAAAACCTCAGTTGCAAGCTTGCGCCGGGATCGTTATCGTCCAAGCACAAGATCATTATGATCTCTAGTGGCGCTCATTTTAGCTGGTCGCTTGTGGGCACGCCACGTGACTCCTTCCTCAGAGGTTTGCTATGTCACGTTTGCTCCGCATCGTTCTGATTGACTCTCTTTGTGCCGGCGACAAGGCCGAAGTGCTTGTTGATGCTAATACCTGCCTGACAGGTACCAATGGCATTGGTAAATCGACCTTTCTGAAGCTCATCCCACTTTTCTACGGAGCCAGTGCCGGCAGGATGGTCAAGGCGGGGACAAACACATCCAGCTTTGCCGACCACTATCTGCCTAGCTTCACTAGCTACATCGTTTTTGAGTACCTGAATCATGAGAATGTGCCGCGATGTGCAGTGCTTCATCGCTCCTCCTCAGGGTACGCGTATCGCCTGATAAGCAGCCCATGGGATGCGGAGCTCTTGTATGTGGATCAAACCATTGGTCTTTTAGTCGAGCCGAGCAGTCTACAGCGTCGTGCTGCGAATATGCGAATCGACTGCACTCCGGAGCTCACTCCACGCGACTACCTTAGGGTCATCCAGTACAACACAGGTGTAGCTGACCTTGAAGGCATCAATTCTTCCGACCGCAAACGCTTGATTGCAGCCCTTCGACGTACCTATTCGCTTGCACCATTTAGGCACCATTTTGGTGGTATCGATAACCTGATGTTCTCGCTTTTGGAGTCTAAAGGCACGTTTGACTCCATGAAATCGGCTATGAAGGAGATCCTTCAGCAAGAGACTGGAGTGGAGAGCGTAGATCTCTCAGGGATGGATTTAGCTGCATTCACCGGCGCGGTTGATAGCCGTGCCAGCTACCTGATCATGGAGTCTCGCATCCGGCCGCTAATCAATCGCCTTTCAGAGCTGCATCCGCGCTTAGTAACCAATGAGGGGCAGCAAGGTCGGTTGAAACGGATTGCGGCAGACCAGCACGAAAAGGCTTTGGCTGGAAAGGTGAGCCTTCAGGAGCAGATCGAAGAGGCTCGTAAGCGCGAAAGCACTGCAACGGATGTTTACAACGACAAAAATGAAGCTGTCCAGGAGCGCCTAGGGAGCGCGCGTCGGGCAGAGAGAGAAGCAGTAGCTGATGTTGAGAAGCTGACCGCTCAACGCGCTGATTTTGAGAAAAGTATCATCCCATCTCTGATGAATGATTACATCTCAAGAACTGCGATCGAGGAAGGCCTCCGTGTCTTGAACGAGGAGCACACCGTGCTCGTTGATCAGGGCCAGGGAATCCAACACCGTTATGAAAGGCTGGAGGGAGATCTCATTCGCTCGGTTCTTGAGCGCAAGGCGAAGCGTACTCAAGAGGCCGATTCCAAGCAGGCAGATCTCAGGACACAATCGCACGCGCAACTGGAACAGCTTGAGCAACAGACCGAATCGGTTCGTGAAAAGCACGCTGCTGAACTCGAAGCCCATGATGGCAAAAATACAATTCTGGCCACTGCCCTTGCTGAGCACAGGAAGCAGGCTGCGTTCCTGGAATCAATACGGTTGCTTCCGGAGGCTGCGGAAGCAATCCAAAATGAGCAAAAAGCTGTGCAGGCTATCCGTGACGAGCTGGACAAGATAGCGGTTGAGCTCACCGAGCATGAAGCAGAGCAACGCCGCTTCGCTAAAGATCAACAGGCCGTAGCGGATGATCAGCAACACCTAGTAAGTCGCCGGGAACAACTGCGTGCTGAAGTGAACTTGTTGAGTCGCCAGCTCAATCCGAGTGATGACACGTTGCTGGCGTTTCTCCGTGCTGAGTGCCCTGCATGGGAGCAATCCATTGCTCGCGTTATCAATCCTGAAATTCTGCTGCGGTCTGACCTGTCGCCGACTGGAACGCTAGATACATCAGGCTTTTACGGAATTCAGTTAGATCTGGATCGGCTTCAGCCTGTAGCGCAGGCCAACAGCGATGCCATCGAGTCGAGCCTAGCACTGGCGAACCAGCACCTGGTGGAGATTGAGGAGGAACAGCAACATCTCAGTCGCAAAGCTGCTGGTCTTTCGGAGCAACGGAGGCTTCATCAGGCAGGGCAGGCCGAGATTGTTGGGCGCCAAAACAAGCATCTTGAAAACATTAAGGCCCTGCAAGGGCTGATCTCTACGTTAGAGCAGGATGGGGCTGAACAAATTGCGCACGAGCGGTCACTGTGTTCCAGCGCCGTAGCTGAGGCTTTGCAGCAACTTAACCTTCACGGCACCCAACGCCAGGAGCTCAAGGACACTCAGCGAGAGTACGTTGAGAACCTTAAAGCTATCGTGGAGAGGATTAAGGCGGAGACAGCGGCTCAGCTGGGAGAGATCGATCGCTTAAAAAAAGCTGCCTGCGACGAGCTCGACCAGGAGAAGGAGGAAAAGCTCAAGTCTTACCATCAAGCGCGATTGAATGAGCTCACCGAAGCTGGGGTAGATGCCGCAATCATCTCAAAGCTTGAGGAAGAGATGGCAGCTATAAATGCGAAGCTCACCTTACTCAGCCAGTATCAGTCCGAGCTTCGCAACTATCAGCTCTGGCTCAAGGATGACCTTCCTAAACTGCCGGCCCTTGAGGCAGCTCGCCTTCAGGCAGCCGGAATGACGAGCCGCATTCTTGATGAGGTTCGCGAGCTGGTACAAGCCCGTAACGAGCAAGTAAGTGCATTTAGGGCCGCCCAGTCGGCGCTCAACGAACAGCTTTCACAGATCGAAGTGGGCTTGCTGATCCTCTCTTCCGTCCTGAAGCGCTTGGAGTTCACCCCTTTCGTGAACTCTGATTTGGACAGCTTGCGGAAACTTACAGCGGCCGACATAGAGAGCGAGGTGGGGCGCCTCCAGCGAGATGCCCAGAGCCAGCGGACTGAAGGCCGCAATCTCTTCCGAAAAATCGAATTGGAGGCCATGGGCGGCCCGCGTGACACTGCTGAGTACGATGCTATTCAAGACATCGCTACTCGATCACGCCACGCTGACGCAACTGGCGAGCGAGCGTGGTTCCACGCCACGCCTGAACTGCTGATTTATCTCGCAGAAGGCCATGACGTGCAGCGTAGCAAGCTGATTACTCGTACCCGAGCGCTTTGCACCCAGGTGGCCGAAAATCAGTCCGTGCTCAATGGCCTGCATCGGTCGATCATGGAGCTAGGCCGCAAGGCAACGAAGAAGGTGAACGAGGTACTTGCGGCGTTTCCGCAGTTCACGAATTTTGAGTTCCGAGTGGTTTCCAGGATCCACGATATCAGTGCATGGGATGATATTGATGCTCTCGTCGATCAGTACAACCGCTGGCGGGTTAAGCCAGCTGGTGAAATTCCCACAGACGCCCTCAATGAACGCCTGATCTCCATGCAACGACGGATGAAGGCTGGCGGCTGGCTTTCAACAAAGCTTGCTGACTGTTTCGACGTTTCTTTGAGCTGGATGGTCAACGGCGTGCAAAAGGTTGCCTTCAACACGGCAGACTTGGGAGATGGGCTTAGTACGGGGCAGCTCAAAATCATCGTAGGGATGATCTATCAGGCCCTTTTTGAACTCATTCGACGAGATGCTGACTTCGATTTGCTGCTGCCGATCGATGAAGCCTTGGAGCTCGATGTGAACAACGCATATACGTTGCTCAAGTATTTCAACGCTCGTAACTCTCAGCTCATGCTGGGTTTCCCAGGCGGCGCGCCTGAGCTTATCCGGCACTTCACCCATCTCTATGCGCTTGATCGCCGTCCTTCCGGCGCAGTTTACGTCAAACAATACCAAGCACCTGAGACTGATAGGCTGGCTGCTCTGAATGAAGAGCTGGAGCTTGATGAAGAGCAGGAGATCATCGCATGAGAGACGCCCTCGAAAGCCTGTTGGCAGGACGCTTTATCTGCCGGTACTCTGCTCCAGAGCTCTACAACCAGCTATGCAACGCTACATATGCTCGCTCCATTGAGCAAGCTCTGCAGCCACTGGGGAGGACTCTCGGTTGCTTGGGAGACCTTGAGCAACCAAGTGCGTTCTTCTCTCGCTTCGTAAATCTGTCCCACCCTAAAGACCGCGCTGCAGCCTCAGAAGATTTCAAGCGAATCCGAGATGCAATCTGGCCGGTTGTAGAGTTTATTCAGCTATGCGCGCGTGCCGGACGTGGTGACGCCTGCCTAGCGCCCGGAGAGGAAGTATTCACTGCAGAGTTACTGAGCCAGGTAGAGAGCAGCACAATCTGTGCTGATCTGCTGCGTGATCTTGCTGGGCATACCT from Pseudomonas kermanshahensis carries:
- a CDS encoding HNH endonuclease, which gives rise to MTHFNFKSPAEIAAFEARYSDECHGVKKHKPGTLRLLKEFAGRAATEFDSRQAGNPESPNDLWVDLYEHNKIKNSGVTGKLLRKHLRDFLEAEQDRKCCYCQRPLVNISHAKTIEHILPRQPFVQHSFHLWNLAVACFDCNHAKSNDCWVDPALASVAAYPKPQDFVDSYHPRFHVYDEHVKFVRVQTNTVNISLYIGRTLQGKNLCKSLLKKVSAKDILLSSNLLLKESIQKLHDNMPSLDGRAAIAVDEFNEALAGITLKLIR
- a CDS encoding AAA family ATPase, which codes for MELIAQDVDWTQIRRKLVSKLSSLRLNGADADWVILVFAVADLNSDNDLELELELDRLSAPEDLRSKVERHFRPDSYAIKIALHGLNDEAFSSCYYVVRNHLLAINDDGIRNFIIFIINHILSSGYGVTASYPRISGFLAAGIVECLDCTSIIDVQPITGQIAIDSKFKSYHMIGNNRSGEDELIRLKLEMHDVRHTEFGFDGILDYPAQSPVYVLDLNRRDAQVSSSLRVPKITPLLDLLAMGVTGEFVVITPQFKNKSHKYALKVLNVLAQHCSINAVISFSAPAARSSSCGMLIVASSDTSREDGRVLEIDVTRHNPSTKDLSYLDAANLASSIFGIWARSGASPNNVLPTVQRIINAQFSGGYVDIPSLCRVMSRKSNSLFQSSDFMDVSDYNKDSYQPSLLINGAPILQSLTESQVNKCLYIIGNNGVGKSFLLCDLIHQLAERRMECTALSISRADRFPKATGELRRYYKQVGESESLAKRSEASTKSLISILESSRRFNIFANILIELGFNQEVYLLRKGKAEKRSDDDDGLISLNLTTSLDQEAIDAARQVDPAKYEIGIVPRQEHEAHSNNHDIIVRFSDLSSGERNIIQLIVLLVSAADYNATYFIDEPEISLHVRWQQVLPRAFSILAEAFEISVVVATHSPVMIANAKGSNSYCWNVNEGVLDLLDLEDRHSVETILLQGFHTYTPHNREVHEKCARLVSGVIELVNTDAREASSFGSSAIADLSAISDIIDKTAKHDNGAQKYGDLDLIHKAITAIRSVIQVS
- a CDS encoding tyrosine-type recombinase/integrase; its protein translation is MDKVSKADRYLEASVRQNTSKSYAAALSHYEVSWGGFLPTTTESVVRYIAEYADQLALSTLKQRLAALANWHQSNGFPDPTKAPKVRQLLKGIRAIHPVQQKQAAPLALLHLEKAVAHLEDEAVRARAAGNMAALLKATRDIALLTIGFWRGFRGDELARLTIENTHAERYVGIRFYLGSSKGDRHNTGREYKTPSLSKLCPVEAYLNWIEAAGLTRGGVFRGIDRWGNISDRPIAAHSLIPLLRDTLNRCGLPSEIYSAHSIRRGFATWAASSGWDIKTLMEYVGWSDVKSALRYVEPAQQFGGLIRKLEK
- a CDS encoding DNA-binding protein, which gives rise to MARGGINLALVRRARETLVARGQNPSIDAIRIELGNTGSKTTIQRYLKEIEAHDPRPSASPSRLSDELTGLVGKMLERLLEEGNEALAHERASFDLERQAMKQEVGTLQSQLNQANDEVAKLQSALQTQDEELKTTHSSLQAELTRNARLSQSCTDLEVRVQEKDGQIQSLEQKHAHAREALEHYRASVKEQRDQDLSRHESQVYQMQQELTVIQQTLMVKQEEISRLIRDNERLIGESRQQTKEVSQQRDALERLKGDLGIANAAIARGEGAKELLTQQLEAKAKEVIDVRSDATAGQQRESELVIRLEEAEAELSTYRTAKEVDDPAR
- a CDS encoding helix-turn-helix transcriptional regulator, with protein sequence MDDNDPGASLQLRFYTVSSTEELPQLSQKQRDRLAFIELQAWFCGAVSRQDIVQRFELQTAAATRDLALYRRLAPENLTFDTRTKAYTPADDFKPIFEFTSEQVFTWVSRGFGDAEPSTWTPGILCLAQPQLAKPRLDTLASICRGIKRGHAVRIEYESLREKSEREFVPYALFDNGQRWHVRGFDRKSGQFRDFAITRITGVSAVEGAVLPHEQMDEDDQWNNRVELELVPHPQLGRPETALLDFGMDESATLRIRLRSAVVGYALRQWSVDCSPDHSLNPLEFRLWLKNPLALYGVHNLELAPGYRRNDGK
- a CDS encoding ATP-binding protein; this translates as MSRLLRIVLIDSLCAGDKAEVLVDANTCLTGTNGIGKSTFLKLIPLFYGASAGRMVKAGTNTSSFADHYLPSFTSYIVFEYLNHENVPRCAVLHRSSSGYAYRLISSPWDAELLYVDQTIGLLVEPSSLQRRAANMRIDCTPELTPRDYLRVIQYNTGVADLEGINSSDRKRLIAALRRTYSLAPFRHHFGGIDNLMFSLLESKGTFDSMKSAMKEILQQETGVESVDLSGMDLAAFTGAVDSRASYLIMESRIRPLINRLSELHPRLVTNEGQQGRLKRIAADQHEKALAGKVSLQEQIEEARKRESTATDVYNDKNEAVQERLGSARRAEREAVADVEKLTAQRADFEKSIIPSLMNDYISRTAIEEGLRVLNEEHTVLVDQGQGIQHRYERLEGDLIRSVLERKAKRTQEADSKQADLRTQSHAQLEQLEQQTESVREKHAAELEAHDGKNTILATALAEHRKQAAFLESIRLLPEAAEAIQNEQKAVQAIRDELDKIAVELTEHEAEQRRFAKDQQAVADDQQHLVSRREQLRAEVNLLSRQLNPSDDTLLAFLRAECPAWEQSIARVINPEILLRSDLSPTGTLDTSGFYGIQLDLDRLQPVAQANSDAIESSLALANQHLVEIEEEQQHLSRKAAGLSEQRRLHQAGQAEIVGRQNKHLENIKALQGLISTLEQDGAEQIAHERSLCSSAVAEALQQLNLHGTQRQELKDTQREYVENLKAIVERIKAETAAQLGEIDRLKKAACDELDQEKEEKLKSYHQARLNELTEAGVDAAIISKLEEEMAAINAKLTLLSQYQSELRNYQLWLKDDLPKLPALEAARLQAAGMTSRILDEVRELVQARNEQVSAFRAAQSALNEQLSQIEVGLLILSSVLKRLEFTPFVNSDLDSLRKLTAADIESEVGRLQRDAQSQRTEGRNLFRKIELEAMGGPRDTAEYDAIQDIATRSRHADATGERAWFHATPELLIYLAEGHDVQRSKLITRTRALCTQVAENQSVLNGLHRSIMELGRKATKKVNEVLAAFPQFTNFEFRVVSRIHDISAWDDIDALVDQYNRWRVKPAGEIPTDALNERLISMQRRMKAGGWLSTKLADCFDVSLSWMVNGVQKVAFNTADLGDGLSTGQLKIIVGMIYQALFELIRRDADFDLLLPIDEALELDVNNAYTLLKYFNARNSQLMLGFPGGAPELIRHFTHLYALDRRPSGAVYVKQYQAPETDRLAALNEELELDEEQEIIA